TCGGTGCCTACGACGTTCGCAGGTGCATCAAAGAAAAATTCACGCGAAAGCGAAATTTTGTCGGATCGATCCGCCCTACTTTGGCATTACTTCAAGCCTTGATAATACGCCTGAAGGATTTTCACCACCTCGGGGCGACTGAACTCGGGCGGAATCGCTTCGCCCTTGGACAGCATTTCGCGCTGCTTGGTGCCGGAGATGTTGACCTGGTCTTCCTTGCCGTGCGGGCAGGTCTTGGCCGTCGCCATGCCGTAACATTTCTTGCAGAAGAACGTGATGTCGATCTTGAGCGGCTTGGTCTCGAGCGCGCCGTCCCAGAGCGTGTCGAAGATGTGCTGCGCATCGAACGGCCCGTAGTAGTCGCCGACACCGGCGTGGTCGCGCCCGACGATGAGGTGCGAGCAGCCGAAGTTTTGGCGAATCAGCGCGTGCAGCAGCGCCTCGCGCGGGCCGGCGTAGCGCATCTCGATCGGATAGCCCGCCTGGATGACGGTCCCGGGAACGAAATAATTTTGGATCATGGCTTCGATCGCCTGGGTGCGAACCTCGGCCGGAATGTCGCCCGCTTTCAGCTTGCCGAGCACCTGATGGATGAACACGCCGTCGGTCACCTCGACCGCGATTTTGGCGAGGTGTTCATGGCTACGGTGCATCGGGTTGCGGGTCTGAAACGCGGCGACGCGCGACCAGCCCTTTTCCGCGAATAGGGCGCGACTTTCGGCCGGGCGCAGATAGAGGCCCTTATACTTGCTCGGATACTCGCCTTCGCTCAGCGCCAGCACGCGCCCGGCGAGGTTGACGGGGCCTTGTTCGTTGACCTTCTGCACGCCTGGGTGCTTGGGGTCGGTTGTGCGGTAGACGTGTTGGTTCTCGAAATCCTTGTCGATCGAATATTTCTCGGAAACCGCGAGGACCGCCATGATCTCCTTCGATTCGGAATCGACCAGCGCGACCTCGTCGCCTTCCCTAATCGTAGCGGCCAGCTCCTGGCTTGCCGAGAGCGTGATGGGAATTGGCCAGAAGAGGCCGTTCTCCATCTTCATTTCGGCGCAGACGCTGCGCCAATCGTCTTGACCCATAAACCCATCGAGCGGCGTATAGGCCCCCATCGCCATCATGATGACATCCGAGGTTTCCCGGCTGGTCATCGGCACCTGCTTGAGTTTCTTCGCGCGCTCAAGTTCCGCCTTCCGTTCGGCGATGGGCGCGAGCAGCGGCTTCAAGGAACCTCCGCCATGCGGATTGACGAGTTTGGACATCGATATCCCCCTGGGTCCTGTAATCCCTAATATTCAAAAAGCGGCGCCAAGATTGCGTTGAGCGCGCGCCCATGTAAAGGCAATATATATTCGCCTTCTAATTTAAAAAGAAAGCAAGAATTTCGCGAGCACTCGGCCGCACTCCCACGCCACCGTCGCCCCCAAAAAAACCGAGGTGACGGCGAAAAGAGGCGGTTTGCTCTCTCCGTTACTTCTACTTCACGGGCACGAACGCGTCCGCGCGCCGCTCGGCCGCCGCGAGGGTCTGCGCGTCGATCTGCTTGCCGACCACGGCCCGGTTCTCGGCCGCGCCGGGATATCCCTGCTTCTCGGCAAGGCGGAACCAAGTGTAGGCCTCACCCCAAGACTCAACCGTAAGCGTTTGCGCCTTGAGCCGGCCCAGTTCGTATTGTGCCGCCGCGTCGCCGCGTGCCGCGGCCGGTTCGGCCCAGCGTTGGGCTTGTGCGATATCCCGCGCGATGCCGTAGCCTTCGCCGTAAACTGTCGCCAGCGCCGATTGCGCCGCGGTGTGGCCCTTGGCGGCAGCCATCTTCAACCACTTGGTCGCGAGTTGGAGATCGGCGAAAACCGCCCCGGTACCTTCGCCAGCGCCCGAGAGATAGAGGAAGCCGAGGGTGAACTCAGCATCACCGTGCCCCTGGGACGCGGCCTTGCCGTACCATTCGGCCGCTTGGCGGTAATCGCGCTTCACCGCCTTGCCGTCGCTGTAGAGCGTACCGAGGTAGTATTGGGCGCCGGCGTCGCCGCCCTCGGCCAGCGCTTTGAGTTCCTTGAACGCAGCTTCGTATTTGCCGGCCCGGTAAGCTTGCCATGCGCCCGCGGTATCGGCGAGAGCGCCGGGGGACCGCACAGCCCACAACAGCGCGGCGATCGCGACTGCCGCTGCGATCGCAATGGAAACTTTTTTCAACATGGCAAATTTCTCCTTTCCGCACGCCCCGCTTTTCGCGCGGTTATGGTTAACGCGCCGTCCTACTGTTCAATTAGGCACAGATACACCGCGCGCAAGCCGAGCCTGTCCCCCGCAAACTGTGCGTTTCAGCGGTCCGTCTTGTGGACAAACCATTGCGCTCCCATATTCGAATCGAACCGTGGTAGGATTTATGAGACGGGTCGACTTGCGACTCGATTTCATTCACTGGGAGGTTGTTATGAGCAAACCCACTCAAGCCCCGCCTGCGTCCGAAACCGGCAAGAGCAGCGGCAACTTGCCGTCGTTCCCCGGCGTCAATCCCGCCGATATCGAGCGCTTCTTCGAAGCCAACCGGACCATGATGCAGAACATGCTCGACGTTAATCGCAGCCTGTTCGAGTTCGCCGACGCCCGTTTCAAAGCCGACGTCGCCGTGTTCGACGATCTGTGCAAGTGCAAAGACTGGCAGTAAGCCTCGAAGATCCAATCGCGCTTCATGAGCAACCTGACCCAGCAGTACTTCGATCAGACCATGAAGCTGATGGAAGCGGCAACCAAGATGCTCGCCACTCAACGCGCAGCGACGCGCGAATAGGACGCGATTACTTGCTGGTGGCGACGTAGACGCCGTCCCAATCGGGCGGGGGCGCGTTTTTTTCGAATTCGGCGATCCGCTCTTCGTACAACTCGTAGAGCCCGCCGAGGTTGAGGCCGTTCATCTTGCTCTTGCAGGTGGCGATCTTCATCCGCGCCAAGTCCCATTTCTGGCCGCGGTAGGCGGCGAGCAGATCGCCGTGCTGTTTCTTGAGGGCGGCGAAATCCGGTGTTTGCGCGAACGCTTCGTCGCCGAGCGCGGTATAGATGCGGACCGCTTCGGTCTTGCCCTTGACCTTGATCTGATCGATTTCGAGTAGCGCCAAGTCGGGCGCCTTGGCCACGGTGTTTTCGCCGACGACGATATCGACCCCGTAAGTCTTGCACTGGCCTTCGAGGCGCGATGCCAAGTTGACGTTGTCGCCCAGCACCGAATAGTCGAAGCGCTGGTCCGAACCCATGTTACCGACCACCACGTCGCCGGAATTGATGCCAGTGCCGATCTTAAGCGGCACGTATTTGCGTTTTTCCTGCTCGGCCTCGGCCTTCAGCTTGTCGTTGAGCGCGGTCATGGTCTTGTTCATCTCAAGGGCCGCCTTGATGGCATGGCGGCCGTGGTCGGCATCGTCGAGCGGCGCGTTCCAGAACGCCATGATGCAATCGCCCATGTATTTGTCGACCGTACCCTGATAGCGGAGGATGACGTCGGTGAGCGGCGTCAGCAGCCGGTTGATGAGTTTGGTCAATCCCTGCGCGTCGAACATCTCGGAGATGGTGGTGAACCCGCGCACATCGCAGAACAGCATGGTCATGTTGCGCATTTCGCCGCCGAGTTTGAGGTGGCTCGGATCCTCCGCCAGCTTCTCGACCATCGCCGGCGACAGGTAATGGGCGAAGGCGGAGCGAACCTGACGGCGCTGAGCTTCTTCCTTGGCGTAGCCGACATAAGTCAGCAGCATATACAGCAGCGACAAGGAGATGATCGCGTATCCGGCATCGAACAACAGCCGTTCGTTGGCGAAGAAGTGCCACGACGTGTACCCCGCGCCGCCCGCGGTCCCCAGG
This region of Rhodospirillales bacterium genomic DNA includes:
- the sat gene encoding sulfate adenylyltransferase; protein product: MSKLVNPHGGGSLKPLLAPIAERKAELERAKKLKQVPMTSRETSDVIMMAMGAYTPLDGFMGQDDWRSVCAEMKMENGLFWPIPITLSASQELAATIREGDEVALVDSESKEIMAVLAVSEKYSIDKDFENQHVYRTTDPKHPGVQKVNEQGPVNLAGRVLALSEGEYPSKYKGLYLRPAESRALFAEKGWSRVAAFQTRNPMHRSHEHLAKIAVEVTDGVFIHQVLGKLKAGDIPAEVRTQAIEAMIQNYFVPGTVIQAGYPIEMRYAGPREALLHALIRQNFGCSHLIVGRDHAGVGDYYGPFDAQHIFDTLWDGALETKPLKIDITFFCKKCYGMATAKTCPHGKEDQVNISGTKQREMLSKGEAIPPEFSRPEVVKILQAYYQGLK
- a CDS encoding sel1 repeat family protein — protein: MLKKVSIAIAAAVAIAALLWAVRSPGALADTAGAWQAYRAGKYEAAFKELKALAEGGDAGAQYYLGTLYSDGKAVKRDYRQAAEWYGKAASQGHGDAEFTLGFLYLSGAGEGTGAVFADLQLATKWLKMAAAKGHTAAQSALATVYGEGYGIARDIAQAQRWAEPAAARGDAAAQYELGRLKAQTLTVESWGEAYTWFRLAEKQGYPGAAENRAVVGKQIDAQTLAAAERRADAFVPVK